The following are encoded together in the Xanthomonas sacchari genome:
- a CDS encoding GAF domain-containing protein translates to MTDEAQRQRVLDSYRIVDSLPEAAYQDIVQIAAALCDTPIALLSLLDRDRQWFKARIGLELPQTERSQAVCDHAIREPEHMLEVPDLADDPRFADLQMVRGDTGARFYAGMPLVTEEGVALGTVCVLDTAPRQLTETQRDGLRALARTAMRLLDERRRALQREREALLQAHPATSVDAAADGRYRVVILEVQELAALAERQSERLLGSSLQQLDRTLASYVHDGGADTVDRATEHAEFIVMLHGADAEQKLRGLREIAARQQALGLTVLVGDAQATRADEPIGQVFLRAEAALSAEKDRQPPRAP, encoded by the coding sequence ATGACCGATGAAGCCCAGCGCCAGCGTGTCCTCGACAGCTACCGCATCGTCGACAGCCTGCCCGAGGCCGCCTACCAGGACATCGTGCAGATCGCCGCCGCGCTGTGCGACACGCCGATCGCGCTGCTGTCGCTGCTGGACCGCGACCGCCAATGGTTCAAGGCACGGATCGGCCTGGAACTGCCGCAGACCGAGCGCAGCCAGGCGGTATGCGACCACGCCATCCGTGAGCCCGAGCACATGCTGGAAGTGCCCGACCTCGCCGACGACCCGCGCTTCGCCGACCTGCAGATGGTGCGCGGCGACACCGGCGCGCGCTTCTACGCCGGCATGCCGCTGGTCACCGAAGAAGGTGTCGCGCTGGGCACGGTCTGCGTGCTGGACACCGCGCCGCGCCAGCTCACCGAGACCCAGCGCGACGGTCTCCGCGCGCTGGCGCGCACCGCGATGCGCCTGCTCGATGAACGCCGCCGCGCCCTGCAGCGCGAACGCGAGGCGCTGCTGCAGGCGCATCCGGCCACCAGCGTGGACGCCGCCGCCGATGGCCGCTACCGGGTGGTGATCCTGGAAGTGCAGGAACTGGCCGCGCTGGCCGAGCGGCAGAGCGAACGCCTGCTGGGCAGCAGCCTGCAGCAGCTCGACCGCACCCTGGCCAGCTACGTGCACGATGGCGGCGCCGACACGGTGGACCGCGCCACCGAGCACGCCGAGTTCATCGTCATGCTGCACGGCGCCGATGCCGAGCAGAAACTGCGCGGCCTTCGTGAGATCGCCGCGCGGCAGCAGGCGCTCGGGCTGACCGTGCTGGTCGGCGACGCCCAGGCCACGCGGGCGGACGAGCCGATCGGGCAGGTGTTCCTGCGCGCCGAAGCCGCGCTCAGCGCCGAGAAGGATCGCCAGCCGCCGCGGGCGCCCTGA
- a CDS encoding pitrilysin family protein: MLRPLSLLISSILTLGTGAALVAAPSALAAATPGQATAPEIAYTRFTLPNGLTVVVHEDHKAPVVAVSIWYHIGSGDEPAGKTGFAHLFEHLMFSGSENHKGTYFQPFEKVGATDMNGTTWFDRTNYFETVPTTALDTALWMESDRMGHLLGAIGQKELDTQRGVVQNEKRQGQNRPYGRVDENILANIFPANHPYQHDTIGSMADLDAASLDDVKQWFHDNYGAANTTLVLAGDITVAQAKAKAEQYFGDIPAGRPVPRQQPWITPLAKQTRGVQHDHVAQPRIYRTWVAPQLGTDDAVLLDLATTVLGGGKTSRLYQRLVYRDKLADDVSAGLQSFALASQLQITADVKEGVDPAKVEAAIADELQKFLAEGPTADELQRAQVGYRAGFVRGLEKVGGFGGKATVLAEGQVYRNDPGAYKKDLQRAQDATVASVRKAADTWFGKGDYLLTVLPAPEGFDPAAEDKAVKPLPAAPGKPAPKVPAKGNYSVGKTQVDRAAGVPETTQFPSLSFPQLQRGKLKNGIEVVLAERHTIPVTQIQLLFDAGYATDRGSKLGTANFTAALMNESTRNLDSVDVAQRRQRLGAMTSVSCELDSCDASLNALNDQLAPSLELFADIVRNPAFKADDIERIRGQWLASIAQEKTQPQGLALRTLPPLLYGPTHPYGVPLTGTGTEAAIKSLTAGDLSAFQNNWLRPDNVRILVAGDTTLDKIIPQLDAAFGDWQAPAGKRPTKSLPQVAAQPKPRVFLINRDDAPQSLILAGLLAPSTKAPNNLAIGVANGAFGGTFTSRLNMNLREDKRWAYGANSFMIDAIGQRPFLFFAPVQTDKTAESAAEILKEAKAVVGDKPLTAAEIAKIKEQRVRALPGSFETTGAVLGAMEGIVQYGRPDDYVQTLKTRLEAVDQPAAEAAIKEIVAPQAMTWVIVGDLKQIEAPVRALKLGEVQVLDSDGQPVKAKAAAKQ; this comes from the coding sequence ATGCTCCGACCCTTGTCGCTGTTGATCTCCAGCATCCTCACCCTCGGCACCGGCGCCGCCCTGGTGGCCGCGCCGTCGGCCCTGGCCGCGGCCACGCCGGGCCAGGCGACCGCGCCGGAGATCGCCTACACCCGCTTCACCCTGCCCAACGGCCTGACCGTGGTGGTGCACGAGGACCACAAGGCGCCGGTGGTGGCGGTGAGCATCTGGTACCACATCGGTTCGGGCGACGAGCCGGCCGGCAAGACCGGCTTCGCGCACCTGTTCGAGCACCTGATGTTCTCCGGCTCGGAGAACCACAAGGGCACCTACTTCCAGCCGTTCGAGAAGGTCGGCGCCACCGACATGAACGGCACCACCTGGTTCGACCGCACCAACTACTTCGAGACCGTGCCGACCACCGCGCTGGACACCGCGCTGTGGATGGAATCGGACCGCATGGGCCACCTGCTCGGCGCGATCGGCCAGAAGGAACTGGACACCCAGCGCGGCGTGGTCCAGAACGAGAAGCGCCAGGGCCAGAACCGCCCCTACGGCCGCGTCGACGAGAACATCCTGGCCAACATCTTCCCGGCCAACCATCCGTACCAGCACGACACCATCGGCTCGATGGCCGACCTCGACGCGGCCTCGCTGGACGACGTCAAGCAGTGGTTCCACGACAACTACGGCGCCGCCAACACCACCCTGGTGCTGGCCGGCGACATCACCGTGGCGCAGGCCAAGGCCAAGGCCGAGCAGTACTTCGGCGACATCCCCGCCGGCCGCCCGGTGCCGCGCCAGCAGCCGTGGATCACCCCGCTGGCCAAGCAGACCCGCGGCGTCCAGCACGACCACGTCGCGCAGCCGCGCATCTACCGCACCTGGGTGGCGCCGCAACTGGGCACCGACGATGCGGTGCTGCTGGACCTGGCCACCACCGTGCTCGGCGGCGGCAAGACCAGCCGCCTGTACCAGCGCCTGGTCTACCGCGACAAGCTGGCCGACGACGTCTCCGCCGGCCTGCAGTCGTTCGCGCTGGCCAGCCAGTTGCAGATCACCGCCGACGTGAAGGAAGGCGTGGACCCGGCCAAGGTCGAGGCCGCCATCGCCGACGAACTGCAGAAGTTCCTGGCCGAAGGCCCCACCGCCGACGAACTGCAGCGCGCGCAGGTGGGCTACCGCGCCGGCTTCGTGCGCGGCCTGGAGAAGGTCGGCGGCTTCGGCGGCAAGGCCACGGTGCTGGCCGAGGGCCAGGTCTACCGCAACGATCCGGGCGCCTACAAGAAGGACCTGCAGCGCGCGCAGGACGCCACCGTCGCCAGCGTGCGCAAGGCCGCCGACACCTGGTTCGGCAAGGGCGACTACCTGCTGACCGTGCTGCCGGCGCCGGAGGGCTTCGATCCGGCGGCCGAGGACAAGGCGGTCAAGCCGCTGCCCGCGGCCCCGGGCAAGCCCGCGCCGAAGGTGCCGGCCAAGGGCAACTACAGCGTCGGCAAGACCCAGGTCGATCGCGCCGCCGGCGTGCCGGAGACCACCCAGTTCCCGAGCCTGAGCTTCCCGCAGCTGCAGCGCGGCAAGCTCAAGAACGGCATCGAGGTGGTGCTGGCCGAGCGCCACACCATTCCGGTCACGCAGATCCAGCTGCTGTTCGATGCCGGCTATGCGACCGACCGCGGCAGCAAGCTCGGCACCGCCAACTTCACCGCGGCGCTGATGAACGAGAGCACCCGCAACCTGGATTCGGTGGACGTGGCGCAGCGCCGCCAGCGCCTGGGCGCGATGACCAGCGTGTCCTGCGAACTGGACAGCTGCGATGCCTCGCTCAACGCGCTCAACGACCAGTTGGCGCCGTCGCTGGAGCTGTTCGCCGACATCGTGCGCAACCCGGCGTTCAAGGCCGACGACATCGAGCGCATCCGCGGCCAGTGGCTGGCCTCGATCGCGCAGGAGAAGACCCAGCCGCAGGGCCTGGCGCTGCGCACCCTGCCGCCGCTGCTGTACGGCCCCACCCATCCGTACGGCGTGCCGCTCACCGGCACCGGTACCGAGGCGGCGATCAAGAGCCTGACCGCGGGCGACCTGAGCGCGTTCCAGAACAACTGGCTGCGTCCGGACAACGTGCGCATCCTGGTCGCCGGCGACACCACCCTGGACAAGATCATCCCGCAGCTGGATGCCGCCTTCGGCGACTGGCAGGCCCCGGCCGGCAAGCGCCCGACCAAGAGCCTGCCGCAGGTGGCCGCACAGCCCAAGCCGCGCGTGTTCCTGATCAACCGCGACGACGCCCCGCAGTCGCTGATCCTGGCCGGCCTGCTGGCGCCCTCGACCAAGGCCCCGAACAACCTCGCCATCGGCGTGGCCAACGGCGCCTTCGGCGGCACCTTCACCTCGCGCCTGAACATGAACCTGCGCGAGGACAAGCGCTGGGCCTACGGCGCCAACAGCTTCATGATCGACGCGATCGGCCAGCGCCCGTTCCTGTTCTTCGCCCCGGTGCAGACCGACAAGACCGCCGAATCGGCCGCCGAGATCCTCAAGGAGGCCAAGGCCGTGGTCGGCGACAAGCCGCTGACCGCCGCCGAGATCGCCAAGATCAAGGAACAGCGCGTGCGCGCCCTGCCGGGCAGCTTCGAGACCACCGGCGCCGTGCTCGGCGCGATGGAAGGCATCGTCCAGTACGGCCGCCCGGACGACTACGTGCAGACGCTGAAGACGCGCCTGGAAGCGGTCGACCAGCCGGCGGCGGAAGCGGCGATCAAGGAGATCGTGGCGCCGCAGGCGATGACCTGGGTCATCGTCGGCGACCTCAAGCAGATCGAAGCGCCGGTGCGCGCGCTGAAGCTGGGCGAGGTGCAGGTGCTGGACAGCGACGGCCAGCCGGTCAAGGCGAAGGCCGCGGCCAAGCAGTAA
- a CDS encoding cellulase family glycosylhydrolase, which yields MNRSLHSRITRCLLAAALVAASSPAWSYAINQGKVVDDAGNAVQLRGVNWFGFETSQHTVHGLWARNWKDMITQMQGLGFNAVRLPFCPQTLQAVSPGSIDYSRNPDLQGLNSLQILDKVVNELSSRGMYVLLDHHTPDCNAISELWYTGSYSEQQWLDDLTFVAKRYASVPGVIGLDLKNEPHGAATWGSGNAATDWNKAAERAAAAVLNAAPNWLIVVEGISNTSTCSSDTAHFWGENLEPLACTALAIPANRLLLAPHVYGPDVYMQPYFSASNFPANMPAIWEQHFGQFAQAGHALLLGEFGGKYGQGNPLDVQWQNALVDYLIGKGIHSGFYWSWNPNSGDTGGILNDDWSTVRTDKVTLLKKLWDGDGSSTGGGGGNGGGNNGGGNGGGGGGGNGGGGTPTPPPSGSSFSTKVLVDSDWNAGYCNRVQVTNTGGSSGDWSVTLSISGTVNNLWNATWTQSGTTLSASGVDWNKTLAPGATAEFGFCAAR from the coding sequence ATGAACAGGTCCCTGCATTCCCGCATTACCCGCTGCCTGCTGGCCGCGGCGCTCGTGGCCGCCAGCAGCCCGGCCTGGAGCTACGCCATCAACCAGGGCAAGGTGGTCGACGACGCCGGCAACGCCGTGCAGCTGCGCGGCGTCAACTGGTTCGGTTTCGAGACCTCGCAGCACACCGTGCACGGCCTGTGGGCGCGCAACTGGAAGGACATGATCACGCAGATGCAGGGCCTGGGCTTCAACGCCGTGCGCCTGCCGTTCTGCCCGCAGACGCTGCAGGCGGTGTCGCCCGGCAGCATCGACTACAGCCGCAATCCGGACCTGCAGGGCCTGAACTCGCTGCAGATCCTGGACAAGGTGGTCAACGAACTCAGCAGCCGCGGCATGTACGTGCTGCTCGACCACCACACGCCGGACTGCAACGCCATCTCCGAGCTCTGGTACACCGGCAGCTACAGCGAGCAGCAGTGGCTGGATGACCTGACCTTCGTGGCCAAGCGCTACGCGTCGGTACCGGGGGTGATCGGCCTGGACCTGAAGAACGAGCCGCACGGCGCCGCCACCTGGGGCAGCGGCAATGCCGCCACCGACTGGAACAAAGCCGCCGAGCGCGCAGCGGCGGCGGTGCTGAACGCCGCGCCGAACTGGCTGATCGTGGTCGAAGGCATTTCCAACACGTCCACCTGCTCCAGCGACACCGCGCACTTCTGGGGCGAGAACCTGGAACCGCTGGCCTGCACCGCGCTGGCCATTCCGGCCAACCGCCTGCTGCTCGCCCCGCATGTGTACGGGCCGGACGTCTACATGCAGCCGTACTTCAGCGCCTCCAACTTCCCGGCCAACATGCCGGCGATCTGGGAGCAGCACTTCGGCCAGTTCGCCCAGGCCGGCCACGCGCTGCTGCTGGGCGAGTTCGGCGGCAAGTACGGGCAGGGCAACCCGCTGGACGTGCAGTGGCAGAACGCGCTGGTCGACTACCTGATCGGCAAGGGCATCCACAGCGGCTTCTACTGGTCGTGGAACCCCAACAGCGGCGACACCGGCGGCATCCTCAACGACGACTGGAGCACGGTGCGTACCGACAAGGTGACCCTGCTGAAGAAGCTGTGGGACGGCGACGGCAGCAGCACGGGCGGTGGCGGCGGCAACGGCGGTGGTAATAACGGCGGTGGTAATGGCGGAGGCGGTGGTGGTGGCAACGGCGGCGGCGGAACGCCTACGCCGCCGCCGTCCGGCAGCAGCTTCAGCACCAAGGTGCTGGTCGACAGCGACTGGAACGCCGGCTACTGCAACCGCGTGCAGGTGACCAACACCGGCGGCAGCAGCGGCGACTGGAGCGTCACCCTGTCGATCAGCGGCACGGTCAACAACCTGTGGAACGCCACCTGGACCCAGTCGGGGACCACGCTCAGCGCCAGCGGCGTGGACTGGAACAAGACCCTGGCCCCCGGCGCCACCGCCGAGTTCGGCTTCTGCGCCGCACGCTGA
- a CDS encoding cellulase family glycosylhydrolase gives MAMSPFTRITRCALAAALLAASGSAWSYAVSKGTVVDDRGNAVQLRGVNWFGFEGSAHTVHGLWARNWKDMITQMQGLGFNAVRLPFCPQTLRGVAPTSIDYGRNPDLQGLNSLQVLDKVINEFSSRGMYVLLDHHSPDCQGISELWYTDSYSEQQWISDLSFVAKRYASVPGVIGIDLKNEPNGRNTWGTGNLKTDWNKAVERASAAVLKVAPKWLIVVEGITDNPTCSSSYGYWWGGNLEPLTCTKLNVPANRLLLSPHVYGPDVNWQPYFGDSSFPANMPAIWERQFGQLTQLGYTMMIGEFGGNEGRNQAQDPILQKALIDYLIKKNIRSGFYWAWNPNSRDTGGVLDDDWTTVRTEKMTGLKRLWGDTSGTTPTPTPTPTPTPTPEPTPTPTPTPAPGSASFSTKIIVDSDWNAGYCERVQVTNSGSATGNWAVTLSISGTVNNLWNATWTQSGTTLSASGVDWNKTLAPGATAEFGFCAAR, from the coding sequence ATGGCGATGTCCCCCTTCACCCGCATCACCCGTTGCGCGCTGGCCGCCGCGCTGCTGGCCGCCAGCGGTTCGGCCTGGAGTTACGCGGTCAGCAAAGGCACGGTGGTGGACGACCGCGGCAACGCGGTGCAGCTGCGCGGCGTCAACTGGTTCGGCTTCGAAGGCAGCGCGCACACCGTGCACGGCCTGTGGGCGCGCAACTGGAAGGACATGATCACGCAGATGCAGGGCCTGGGCTTCAACGCCGTGCGCCTGCCGTTCTGCCCGCAGACCCTGCGCGGCGTCGCCCCCACCAGCATCGACTACGGCCGCAACCCGGACCTGCAAGGCCTGAACTCGCTGCAGGTGCTGGACAAGGTGATCAACGAATTCAGCAGCCGCGGCATGTACGTGCTGCTGGACCATCACTCGCCCGATTGCCAGGGCATCTCCGAACTCTGGTACACCGACTCCTACAGCGAGCAGCAGTGGATCAGCGACCTGAGCTTCGTGGCCAAGCGCTACGCCTCGGTGCCGGGCGTGATCGGCATCGACCTGAAGAACGAGCCGAACGGACGCAACACCTGGGGCACCGGCAACCTCAAGACCGACTGGAACAAGGCGGTCGAGCGTGCCTCGGCAGCGGTGCTGAAGGTGGCGCCGAAGTGGCTGATCGTGGTCGAGGGCATCACCGACAACCCGACCTGCTCCAGCAGCTACGGCTACTGGTGGGGCGGCAACCTGGAACCGCTGACCTGCACCAAGCTCAATGTGCCGGCCAACCGCCTGCTGCTGTCGCCGCACGTATACGGCCCGGACGTGAACTGGCAGCCCTACTTCGGCGACAGCAGCTTCCCGGCCAACATGCCGGCGATCTGGGAGCGCCAGTTCGGCCAGCTGACCCAGCTCGGCTACACCATGATGATCGGCGAGTTCGGCGGCAACGAAGGCCGCAACCAGGCGCAGGATCCGATCCTGCAGAAGGCGCTGATCGACTACCTGATCAAGAAGAACATCCGCAGCGGTTTCTACTGGGCCTGGAACCCGAACAGCCGCGACACCGGCGGCGTGCTCGACGACGACTGGACCACCGTGCGCACCGAGAAGATGACCGGGCTCAAGCGGCTGTGGGGCGACACCAGCGGCACCACGCCGACCCCGACCCCGACCCCGACGCCCACGCCCACCCCGGAGCCGACGCCGACCCCCACGCCGACCCCGGCCCCGGGCAGCGCCAGCTTCAGCACCAAGATCATCGTCGACAGCGACTGGAACGCCGGCTACTGCGAACGCGTGCAGGTGACCAACAGCGGCAGCGCCACCGGCAACTGGGCGGTCACCCTGTCCATCAGCGGCACCGTCAACAACCTGTGGAACGCCACCTGGACGCAGTCGGGCACCACGCTCAGCGCCAGCGGCGTGGACTGGAACAAGACCCTGGCCCCCGGCGCCACCGCCGAGTTCGGGTTCTGCGCCGCCCGCTGA
- a CDS encoding M28 family metallopeptidase encodes MKQPIVSLLALALSGACLAAPPSAPTFDTQRLSNDVKTLASDAYEGRAPGSAGEEKTVAYLSAQFQAAGLQPGGDLRDGKRLWTQAVPLRRADIVGTPRLAIASGDQRQALTQGQQIAVRAALDGSSQVSLDGAPLVFVGYGVKAPERGWDDFKGVDLKGKIAVVLINDPDFETGKGAFDGKGMTYYGRWTYKFEEGARQGAAGVLIVHETAPASYGWATVANSNTNSMFDVVRDDPKSVHPELEGWIQRDLAVNLFKRAGLDFDALKKQAQSRDFKPVELKGERLYADYAVKSEVITSHNVVARLPGKTRPDETLIYTAHWDHLGVGAPDAKGDRIFNGALDNASGVAALLELARAFAKGPAPQRSVVFMSVTAEEKGLLGSEYYASKPLYPLARTVAVINMDGMSPFGPSRDFGIYGTAKLELLDDLKRVAKGWDLRYTPDPKPEAGYFFRSDHFSFAKRGVPALSFAAGQDWVDGGVAAGKAASDDYTAKRYHQPGDEWQPSWTFAGAARDMQVLYTLGEELANSPQWPNWSRDSEFRAARDASAAQRQAAPAKQ; translated from the coding sequence GTGAAACAACCGATCGTGAGCCTGCTGGCCCTGGCGCTGTCCGGCGCCTGCCTGGCGGCGCCGCCGTCCGCACCGACCTTCGATACCCAGCGCCTGTCCAACGACGTCAAGACGCTGGCCTCCGACGCCTACGAGGGCCGCGCCCCGGGTTCGGCGGGCGAGGAGAAGACCGTGGCCTACCTGAGCGCGCAGTTCCAGGCGGCCGGCCTGCAGCCCGGCGGCGACCTGCGCGACGGCAAGCGCCTGTGGACGCAGGCGGTGCCGCTGCGCCGCGCCGACATCGTCGGTACCCCGCGCCTGGCGATCGCCAGCGGCGACCAGCGCCAGGCCCTGACCCAGGGCCAGCAGATCGCCGTGCGCGCCGCGCTCGACGGCAGCAGCCAGGTCAGTCTGGACGGGGCGCCGCTGGTGTTCGTCGGCTACGGCGTCAAGGCGCCCGAACGCGGCTGGGACGACTTCAAGGGCGTGGACCTGAAGGGCAAGATCGCGGTGGTGCTGATCAACGATCCCGATTTCGAGACCGGCAAGGGCGCGTTCGACGGCAAGGGCATGACCTACTACGGCCGCTGGACCTACAAGTTCGAGGAAGGCGCGCGGCAGGGCGCGGCCGGCGTGCTGATCGTGCACGAGACCGCACCGGCCTCCTATGGCTGGGCCACCGTCGCCAACTCCAACACCAACAGCATGTTCGACGTGGTTCGCGACGATCCCAAGTCGGTGCACCCGGAACTGGAGGGCTGGATCCAGCGCGACCTGGCGGTGAACCTGTTCAAGCGCGCCGGGCTGGATTTCGATGCGCTGAAGAAGCAGGCGCAGTCGCGCGACTTCAAACCGGTGGAGCTGAAGGGCGAGCGCCTGTACGCCGACTACGCGGTGAAGTCGGAGGTGATCACCTCGCACAACGTGGTCGCGCGCCTGCCCGGCAAGACCCGGCCGGACGAGACCCTCATCTACACCGCGCACTGGGATCACTTGGGCGTGGGCGCGCCCGACGCCAAGGGCGACCGCATCTTCAACGGCGCGCTGGACAACGCCAGCGGCGTCGCCGCGCTGCTGGAGCTGGCCCGCGCCTTCGCCAAGGGCCCGGCGCCGCAGCGCTCGGTGGTGTTCATGTCGGTCACCGCCGAGGAGAAGGGCCTGCTCGGTTCGGAGTACTACGCCTCCAAGCCGCTGTACCCGCTGGCGCGCACGGTGGCGGTGATCAACATGGACGGCATGAGCCCGTTCGGACCCTCGCGCGATTTCGGCATCTACGGCACCGCCAAGCTGGAACTGCTCGACGACCTCAAGCGCGTGGCCAAGGGTTGGGACCTGCGCTACACGCCCGATCCCAAGCCGGAAGCCGGCTATTTCTTCCGTTCCGACCACTTCTCCTTCGCCAAGCGCGGCGTGCCGGCGCTGTCGTTTGCGGCTGGCCAGGACTGGGTGGACGGCGGCGTCGCCGCCGGCAAGGCCGCCTCGGACGACTACACCGCCAAGCGCTACCACCAGCCCGGCGACGAATGGCAGCCGAGCTGGACCTTCGCCGGCGCCGCGCGCGACATGCAGGTGCTGTACACCCTGGGCGAGGAACTGGCCAACTCGCCGCAGTGGCCGAACTGGAGCCGCGACTCCGAGTTCCGCGCCGCCCGCGACGCCAGCGCCGCGCAGCGCCAGGCCGCGCCCGCCAAGCAGTGA